In a genomic window of Helianthus annuus cultivar XRQ/B chromosome 10, HanXRQr2.0-SUNRISE, whole genome shotgun sequence:
- the LOC110885365 gene encoding dnaJ homolog subfamily C member 17, protein MDEDIDHYVILGLPSGEEGFKLSEKEITKAYRLKALELHPDKRPDDPNAPANFQKLQTSYQVLKDEKARKLFHDLLRVKQQKLQRQSQQDSKRRRMMSDLEERERSAFAAHDASAKATSEEESIARKLKEEISRIRAMHANNKSTPTVTATMKKQTGVGETSNTGPTAAEKEKMLKVSWEKGGLDYSAQRLRELFETFGEVKDVVIRSQKKKGSALVVMATKEAAMAATGTMCGDISNPLLVVPLQPAVATSFPMAREPVVPQRNEELVGAGYQAFEDSVLQKLQKAAERQKQGNKP, encoded by the exons atggatgaagacattGACCACTATGTCATTCTCGGATTGCCATCCGGCGAAGAAGGATTCAAGCTTTCAGAGAAAGAGATAACCAAAGCATACCGGTTAAAGGCTTTGGAATTGCATCCAGACAAAAGACCCGATGACCCGAACGCCCCCGCCAATTTTCAAAAGCTGCAAACATCTTATCAGGTTCTGAAAGATGAAAAAGCCAGAAAACTTTTTCACGATCTTCTTCGTGTAAAACAGCAAAAACTTCAACGCCAATCGCAACAAGACTCCAAACGGAGGCGAATGATGTCTGATCTTGAAGAAAGAGAACGGTCGGCTTTTGCAGCGCATGATGCCTCTGCAAAAGCTACAAGTGAAGAGGAGAGTATTGCTAGGAAACTTAAAGAAGAAATTAGTAGAATTCGTGCGATGCATGCTAATAATAAATCTACTCCCACCGTGACCGCGACTATGAAAAAACAAACTGGAGTTGGAGAAACAAGTAATACGGGTCCGACTGCAGCAGAGAAGGAGAAAATGCTGAAGGTTTCGTGGGAAAAAGGTGGTTTGGATTATAGTGCACAAAGATTACGGGAATTATTTGAGACATTTGGTGAGGTCAAAGATGTGGTTATCAGGAGTCAAAAGAAAAAAGGATCAGCCCTTGTAGTCATGGCTACCAAAGAAGCGGct ATGGCTGCGACTGGAACTATGTGTGGGGATATTTCGAATCCTCTGCTCGTTGTACCCCTTCAACCAGCAGTAGCTACTTCTTTCCCAATGGCTCGTGAGCCTGTTGTTCCACAACGAAATGAAGAGCTTGTTGGTGCTGGATATCAGGCGTTTGAAGATTCGGTcttacaaaaacttcaaaag GCCGCAGAGAGACAAAAACAGGGCAACAAGCCTTAA
- the LOC110885364 gene encoding uncharacterized protein LOC110885364, with product MALFCGSMTSFTGINFPKPPLPIQKFTVNTTINYQKRHLGYEKIFKPRTQYFIREGYGAKYAISVGRRNHELSLHNNNNGTEPFWLAPTKGFIRGVRSVFSFLAGQPSQLKYIEWPGFQNTVKTAVLTLVLVAMLIVVLSSVDSGLWYLLTSILRKPA from the exons ATGGCATTATTTTGTGGCTCAATGACCAGTTTTACAG GTATAAATTTTCCTAAACCACCATTGCCCATACAGAAGTTTACTGTGAACACCACAATAAATTACCAAAAACGCCACTTGGGTTATGAAAAG ATTTTCAAACCAAGAACTCAATATTTTATTCGAGAAGGTTATGGTGCTAAATATGCTATTTCAGTCGGAAGAAGAAATCACGAGCTTAGTTTACATAATAACAATAATGGGACTGAACCCTTTTGGTTAGCACCTACAAAGGGCTTTATAAG GGGTGTAAGGTCTGTATTTTCTTTTCTTGCGGGGCAGCCTAGTCAGCTGAAGTACATAGAATGGCCAGGTTTCCAGAATACG GTGAAGACTGCTGTCCTGACTCTTGTTCTTGTGGCAATGCTTATTGTTGTGTTATCCTCTGTTGATTCCGGTCTCTGGTATCTGCTTACCTCAATTCTAAGGAAACCCGCATGA